The sequence TCCTCACCAGTGATGAGTAGAACGCAATATCTGTGGAAGAGTCATCGCAGACTATTGGAAAAGACCTTTTAACATGTAGAATCAGATTAACTCCACTCATTTTTACAAATCCATCTTACTTCCTGCGACGATGGAACTGTTTGACAGGGCAAAGCTCATCAAATAGCTTCTGGTTCACCAGACGAGGGGCCAGAAGGAACTTGTTGTTGGAGATGAATTCATCTATTATCTGCTTCTTCATCCCTTTAGCCTGAGGGgtgcaaatgttttattgaaagtcAAAAGGTAAACATATTTATAACTTCTCAAACATctcaaacaaaaaaagatattgcTGAAGCCCCAATCTgaatggttgttgttgttgttgtttcaagaCTAAAGCCCTAAACAAGCTGCACGATTTTGGCTGTCCCAAACAACACTGTGAAACATTCGTGGTGATTTCTGTGATTGTGGCTCCTAATCAGTGCCATTATGTCATACAGTGAGAGAGGGTCAAAGACGGCCGTTATCACGGTCTTGCGTAGTTTTTATGTGTGCTGGAAAAAAATGGGATCGGCAAAAGTGGAAGAAATAAGAGATTGAGGTAAGCAGTTCTATGTTTTAGCGCCATGTCGCATTTTTATTGGTTGGTCAGTAAACGTAGGTCGTCACTGCAAACACACTGTGCGATGAACATGCTGAATTTCAGACGCTGCCAGAAAATTATCATAGGCTATCTTTGGTCGTAAGATTGTGACAACGGCCATCTTTGAACCCCTCTCACTGTTTGACATAGGACCACTGATTATGAGCCACGATCACAGAAATCGCCACGATTGTTTCACGATGCCAATCTTTTGTCTGGGATAGCcaaaaatcatgcagtgtgtctCGGGTTTAAGAGTTGTCAAACTGGAGGGATAaggccctgcagagtttagattcaaccctaattaaatacacctgatccagctaatcgaGTACTTCAGGTTTATTTAGAAACTGaatggtatgtgtgttggagtAGTGTTGGCACTAAACTCTGcagccctccaggaactgagtttgacacacCTGTTCTAAGACAAGTATCCAGCACACCTTATCACATAATTAACAATGACTTAAATAACAGATAAAAATAGTTGGATGCAAAATTGCTAAACTTTGAACAGTCTGAACAAGTCAGACATTAACTGCTCTATTTTTGCCAGCAACAACAACACTATCCGAACAATGTGGCCTACAGTAGCCAAGGGAACAGGTTTACCTGTATAATATCTGCAGGCTTCTCAATGTCCTCTTTGAAGACAAGCATGGTTGGTGCATAAGTGTTTATGTTGAATTTTCTTAACAGGTCAGCGGTCTCAGAAAGACCTTGATCCACATATCCAAACTGCACATAGTCCTTATAGGCAAATGCTGTAAGCTATTAGAAACAAGCAAACAATCAATCATTGGTGTATAGGCTGAACACTGGCAAATCTGGAGGTTACTTATCAAACTCTACCTTATAAAGCAAAGGGACCGAAGGCACTTGGTCAAACAGGAGAACATGTGGCTTGTTCAACTCATGCCAACTCTTCAGAAACTCTTGGTAGTTCTTGTCTGTAACCTACAGACATCAATGAACGAGAAGCTTGAGACCAGAAGAAGATAAAAATACAGACATTAGGAGTGCATGACGATGTTCACTAACCTTTTCAACTAGTCTCTGTGGCAGCAAATCTTCTACAAACTGCATCAGGTGGCCTTTTACAACAGCGTAATGGAAGAAAGCCACTTTTCCATTGACGACACCAAGAAACGAAGGAGTCTGATGTGCTCCCAAATGATTTGCTAAACGCCGCTCGTAACCAACATCGACCACACCAATTCCAATCCCTAGAgataagaaaaacaacaacttatctggAGGAAGTGATCATTTCACTAACATTGATGTGAAAATATGAACTGTCCAACCTAGAGTCTCCAATTCCTGCACTGTTTCTTTCCAGACTGGCTCGatatggatgcagctgaagcacCAGTCTGAGGTGATCTTGATCAAGTAAGGCCTCTTGAAGCTGTCAGGCACAACTTCATTGATATACTGGTTGAAGTGCAATGTGTACTTGCTGTCAGCAAAATCCCGACCACCCTTATTGTTGAAGGGAAAGTGAAAGAAAGACTCGTCAAAGTAAAAGTTGTCATGAAAGTGGCGGAAACCATGGTGGCGTCCATAGGGGTGAGTGTTATCTGTTTGTCCATAACGATCGTAGCTGGCTCTCTTCTCCTCGTTTGTTAAGATCTAAGGAGTAACATGAAGTTAACATCAGTGTTACTTCTGACAACATGTGATCTATTTAGCCTTTATTAGCTGCAGTACCTCATAAGACTTTGTAATCTTGATGAACATGTCTTCAGCTTcaggatttttgtttttatcaggATGCCTGACAGTAGAGATGAAATATGACCATGGTGTAGCATTCTCATttagacataaaatatatataatacaaatattacaatcTGCAAGAAAAAAATAGCACTCTTACCATTCTTTGGCCAGGCGTTTATACACTTTCTTGATTTCTGCTTGGCTTGCGCTTCTGGTGACTCCAAGAACTTTATATGGATCAAATTCTGCAGTGCTTTCCACCTTAGCATCCATCAGGACCACATTGACCATCATCACAGAGAGCAAAAGCACCACCATCCTCATCATGGCCATTTGTTCTGCTGCCCAAAAACTATTATATTACAAGACATTATGGGGGAAATACATACGtatgaaatattgaaaaataaacatttaaatctgaaaataataatgtaacaaatgaatttaaaataatttctaataaaatcatcataaatataaccaaatatgatgataaatagaaaaatatacacATGAAATATTTTATCctgaatttttttatatgaaaaaatttaataaaaataaatagaacaaaatgtgAAGAGTAAATACATCAATTTGTACataaatgaagaaattaaatatATCCATTGTTCCATTTTTGGTATTTGGagtaaaatgtacaatataaatattagatttttttttattaaagtacaacaattaaaataaaatataaaaataaaagttaattcaatattttaataattattaggcTATAATGTTATATAGCCTAAATAATACTGTTATAATAgtgaatatatatacaaataaaaagaaatattcaTAACGACTTATGTATTTCAATTTCATGTTTGGTCAAATATGTTATTATCGAACTGCCTTCgcacataataaaaacatataataaaacctaatttgtccatactgatttttttattatttacagagATGATCCATTATTTACTTTCAAAGCTGTCATGCAAATAATGAGGTTTCCATCGGATGTCAGTGACACATAGTCGCGTTTAGACTATTACAGAAAAGTGACATTAAAGGCATTcaatgataaaagaaaagaaTCATTAAATCGCGTTCTGAGGGTAATAAAAGGCAGGACATGCAGGTAAATATCCGACAGAACTGGAATATCCTAGCTAGCCTGTTAGCATATCTAGCTCATTCTTTTATCACGAATATGAAATCAAAACGAGAGGAAACCATTACAACATGAATGAAATACGAATCTACCGTTATTAATGGTGACAgaagttcatccatccatctgagtGACGCGTTCATAGACCATGAGACATGCGCATTAACATTAGCAAAGATTCAAAGCGGCAtaaacattctctctctctctctctctctgtgtgtgtgtgagagagagaaagagagagagagagagagagagaaaagtactGCGCAGTCTCTCTCTATTCCATGGTGTTTATTGCAGTAACACATATAGTATTTTAACAAATATGGTATCTGGTTACCATGACTTGCAAAAACACTTCCACCATGATAAAGTGATGTATAAAATGCCACTAAGTGTGGCTTCTTCAAAAATATGTTAGGACTAAGATTGTGGTACCAAATCTAAACAGACTATACAaattgtttcaaatgtttaataaagaGGTTGTCTTAACTCAAGAGGCAGAATAACTCAAACTCCAGATGGCAATGTAATTCATTAAAACCTAAATATTAATAGGACTAACAGTCAAAACAGTAGGGCAACATGCTGCTAATCATACAGCACCAACTTCTGTCTGACAGACTTGCAGCCTTTAACAGCAAAGATTTTCTCCTCCACAGGGAAATAGGGCAAGTCTCTGGCCACTTTGTCTGCCAGATCATAGTCTTGGGTCATGTTCAGATGGCTCATCTCAGCCATGACACACTGACGTACATGCTTCAGCTCAAGAGGTAGGAAAGGAATGTAATGATCAACCAGATGATGATCTATAATACTAGAGTGCAGAAATCCACCTATAAAACAtgcatagacataaaaaaaaagtcaattcaaccacatacagatatatatatatatatatatatatatatatatatgtctttcaGTACACACTGTTCTTATCGTTGAAGATGTCTTGAAGGATCCTAGTCTCCAGTTCCTTGCTGTTCATCCAAAGCTCTTCCCGCTCTTTGCCTTCTCTCCAGAGATCCAGAGCCACTTCAGTAATCACATTCCCACCTGCATTACTAtaaacaaacagagagacagtTTATAATTCGTTTTTTCACTCGTTAGGGACAGTAGAGACATTTAATTGCCACTGTGTTCGAATATGCAAATGCTAATATGTTgaatacaaaaaacaaaccatTGATGTTTTGAGGGCTTTACCTGAGAAAAATGAAGATTGCATTGTGGAATGACACTCCATCGACACGGACATTGTAGTCTAGAAAAGGTTTTATGACATCGATCAGCTGTGGTTGCATCTTGTCCATTTCATCAAATATGAACATGGAGCGGGGAAAACTTGATACATTTCCATGTATCCACTGCTTTAGCTGTGCCTGAATATACAGACCAGTTAGAGGAATTACTTATTACAGACATTTGacaaaaatgtgcattattttttatttttgtattacaattttaaatatattatttactatgtttttaaTGCAGTGATGAATAATGCATGGGCTAAATATTCTatcaggttaaaaaaataaataaatagattttcattattatttccaCTGAAAATACTGAATCTGGACATGACCCAAATCCCCACCTGTCTAGCCAACTCTGAGTACATTTGTCCTTTGGACATTacagtttgggcaccccttgcagaatctgtgaaaatgtgaataattttcaagaaataagagagatcatactaaatgcatgatattttttatttagttctctcttgagtaagatattgtacgtaaaagatgtttacatatagtccacaagacaaaaaattgctgaaattattaaaataaccccattcaaaagtttgggaacccttggttcgtaatactgtgtgctgttacctgatgatcctcgactgtctttctgttttgtgatggttgtgcatgaagaGTATAACTGTTaaacagattcttcagttttccagcatctttgcatatttgaaccctttccagcagtaactgtatgattttaagagacaactgaggacaactgagggcactcaaacacaactattaaaaaaggttcaaacattcactgatgcttcaGAAGGAAACAAAATGCCTtaagattgggggggggggggttgggggtgaaaacttttggaatttgaagatcaaggtaaattgtactttatttgtgatccgggaaacatacaagtatcttctgttgcttacgaagggcagaactaaatgggaaaacattatatttcaacaaaataaaaaagatttggcCATCTTCAAAAGTTTTCAACCCCCCAACTCTTAATGCATCtagtttccttctggagcatcactgaacgtttgaaccttttttaatagttgtgtttgagtccctcaattgtcctcagtgtgaaaagatgtatctcaaaatcatacagtcactgctggaatgggttcaaatatgcaaagatgctggaaaactgaagaatctgcaggagcttaaagatttttcagAAGAACAGTTCTCAAttaaactgttcagaacaaacaagggactcatgcacaaccatcacaaaacagaaagacagtcgtggatcatccaggtacTGTAACaccacacagtattaagaaccaaggggttcccaaacttttgaatggggttattttaataattttagcaattTTTGGTCTTgttgactaaatgtaaacatcttttacgtacaatatcttactcaggagagaactaaataaaaaatatcatgcatttagtatgatctctcttatttcttgaaaattattcacattttcacacattctgcaaggggtgcccaaactttcgagccccactgtataagTCAGTTGTTATAAATTATTGCTATAAGTCTTAGGCCAAAGCTAAAAACTCTACAAATTATTTACTTACGCTGTATAAGTCTAGCTTATTTCTGTGTGGGAAATGATGCTCagatatatatatgtgaaaatgCTTGCTCTGGTCCCCTTTTTCGTACACATTTCTTGCAATGATTTTAGCAACATGATTTTTCCCAACTCCTGTAGTCCCATGGAAAGAGAGGACCAGCGGTTTGTTTGGGTTGCTGTCAGTCATAAATGATGTTACAGCTTTCAGTACAACGTCAGACACAATGTGCTGCCCAAAGAGAGAGTCTCTTAAATCTTTCTCCAAACCTAAAGACGTGAAGATATGTGAagtcaacaaataaaataacaaaataaccttTTTATCACTTTTACCACGTCACAAATTATATCGCGCAAAAACCTCTAAAATGGTGTGAATATATACAAGGGTaattttaacataacatttagGCCTAACTAAATATTGCTGTAATTCAGAGGGAACTATCTTGAAGAACAACACAGGAGTCTCATTTTCTTTTGTCCCTCTCAATTTCTTTCATTCATGCAGTTTTTATTGTGTAAACACTATTGGAAAGAAGATTTGATATAGCCATGTGCAACCAATAATGCCTTGGGAACGAGCTATCAACTTCATAACCATAGTTTGGGGGGGGAAGTAAGTTTAACCCTGTCGTCTGTGCTATGAAGGATAAAAACGTTATcctttttaagaaagaaaaaatacatatgGAAAGTTATAGCCCACGATAAGCGCAAACATGCTGTTGGAAACAAAGGAATATTTTTGACATATGATGGGACATAAACAACTCATAAATCCATCGTCAAAACATATGATAGGCCTATGTTATTTCGCCGTTTTACTCACGTTTAAAGTCATAAGGACGCAAATCATCCCGTTCATAAAATTTGTGAATCACGTAAGATGCAGCAGCTGCGAAAAACTCCAGAACACCTGAAGATAATGTTATATTAGACACCAGCAATAAAACTATTAACAAATGCactttcattgtgaaagcgacgTATCCAGGCTTCTTTAAGTCACGGTTTCGTTTTTGGAAGGAACTCGAAGGGGAACTGACGCTCCTTCCGCAAA is a genomic window of Carassius auratus strain Wakin chromosome 23, ASM336829v1, whole genome shotgun sequence containing:
- the dnajc16 gene encoding dnaJ homolog subfamily C member 16 isoform X1; the encoded protein is MAMMRMVVLLLSVMMVNVVLMDAKVESTAEFDPYKVLGVTRSASQAEIKKVYKRLAKEWHPDKNKNPEAEDMFIKITKSYEILTNEEKRASYDRYGQTDNTHPYGRHHGFRHFHDNFYFDESFFHFPFNNKGGRDFADSKYTLHFNQYINEVVPDSFKRPYLIKITSDWCFSCIHIEPVWKETVQELETLGIGIGVVDVGYERRLANHLGAHQTPSFLGVVNGKVAFFHYAVVKGHLMQFVEDLLPQRLVEKVTDKNYQEFLKSWHELNKPHVLLFDQVPSVPLLYKLTAFAYKDYVQFGYVDQGLSETADLLRKFNINTYAPTMLVFKEDIEKPADIIQAKGMKKQIIDEFISNNKFLLAPRLVNQKLFDELCPVKQFHRRRKYCVLLITGEEESFTTGNEAFLSLASVNTNDVLRFAYVYQRRQQPLCDVLLKNKDSTPPQVVILERRNGAGKILYKPVSGGWNGSKEDKHKLLEELERLQKDPSILNNDAFLPELNNEFTSMFLIRWIYTAYDYLSEIIDDLLHNNWREMMPLLSLIFSALFILFGTVVIQAFSDSSEEKHPKAKAKEASNAEDGSPNTSSTSSSRPPKKSFVEVTELTDITYTSNLVKLRPGHINVVLVLTDPTKNILLSKFAKEVYSFTGSFTLHFSFLNVDKHSEWMAAVLEYAQDAMQIDTDEDEVGSRKVDYTGYVLALNGHKKYLCLFKPVYTGEDLDSKPEEEGGGSRSRKGMTRSRSTTLQIHHKLDRLGLWMERLMEGTLPRYYVPAWPGLDKITVNK
- the dnajc16 gene encoding dnaJ homolog subfamily C member 16 isoform X2; translation: MAMMRMVVLLLSVMMVNVVLMDAKVESTAEFDPYKVLGVTRSASQAEIKKVYKRLAKEWHPDKNKNPEAEDMFIKITKSYEILTNEEKRASYDRYGQTDNTHPYGRHHGFRHFHDNFYFDESFFHFPFNNKGGRDFADSKYTLHFNQYINEVVPDSFKRPYLIKITSDWCFSCIHIEPVWKETVQELETLGIGIGVVDVGYERRLANHLGAHQTPSFLGVVNGKVAFFHYAVVKGHLMQFVEDLLPQRLVEKVTDKNYQEFLKSWHELNKPHVLLFDQVPSVPLLYKLTAFAYKDYVQFGYVDQGLSETADLLRKFNINTYAPTMLVFKEDIEKPADIIQAKGMKKQIIDEFISNNKFLLAPRLVNQKLFDELCPVKQFHRRRKYCVLLITGEEESFTTGNEAFLSLASVNTNDVLRFAYVYQRRQQPLCDVLLKNKDSTPPQVVILERRNGAGKILYKPVSGGWNGSKEDKHKLLEELERLQKDPSILNNDAFLPELNNEFTSMFLIRWIYTAYDYLSEIIDDLLHNNWREMMPLLSLIFSALFILFGTVVIQAFSDSSEEKHPKAKAKEASNAEDGSPNTSSTSSRPPKKSFVEVTELTDITYTSNLVKLRPGHINVVLVLTDPTKNILLSKFAKEVYSFTGSFTLHFSFLNVDKHSEWMAAVLEYAQDAMQIDTDEDEVGSRKVDYTGYVLALNGHKKYLCLFKPVYTGEDLDSKPEEEGGGSRSRKGMTRSRSTTLQIHHKLDRLGLWMERLMEGTLPRYYVPAWPGLDKITVNK
- the LOC113041195 gene encoding torsin-1A-like; translation: MKVHLLIVLLLVSNITLSSGVLEFFAAAASYVIHKFYERDDLRPYDFKRLEKDLRDSLFGQHIVSDVVLKAVTSFMTDSNPNKPLVLSFHGTTGVGKNHVAKIIARNVYEKGDQSKHFHIYISEHHFPHRNKLDLYSAQLKQWIHGNVSSFPRSMFIFDEMDKMQPQLIDVIKPFLDYNVRVDGVSFHNAIFIFLSNAGGNVITEVALDLWREGKEREELWMNSKELETRILQDIFNDKNSGFLHSSIIDHHLVDHYIPFLPLELKHVRQCVMAEMSHLNMTQDYDLADKVARDLPYFPVEEKIFAVKGCKSVRQKLVLYD